One stretch of Saccharopolyspora erythraea DNA includes these proteins:
- a CDS encoding glycosyltransferase family 4 protein, giving the protein MADLRVLADATPLLGRRTGIGRYTASLVGELASLVDLRLIGFTTRGWRELRSVAPAGARVVGPPVPARVLRSLWSRGPLPPVELLAGASDVVHGTNFVLPPSSRAGGVVTVHDLAFLDEPSEAPGLEDLVRASVRRAVAVCTPTEAVADAVGTRLGVDRSKLVVTPLGVDREWFDAEPDAELRRRLPADYLLFVGADGPRKGLPGLLRALDDELPPLVVVGPGEPGHDGRVQRIGYLPDPQLRSVVAGARALVLPSRDEGFGLPALEALACGVPVVCSDIPALREVTGGHAELFRYGDAEGLRAALHRALDAGAPEAGRTHAARFTWRACAEATLRAYRMAGDR; this is encoded by the coding sequence ATGGCTGACCTGCGGGTCCTCGCCGACGCGACGCCGTTGCTGGGGCGGCGGACCGGCATCGGCCGCTACACCGCCTCGTTGGTCGGTGAACTGGCCTCGCTGGTGGATCTGCGGTTGATCGGGTTCACCACGCGGGGTTGGCGGGAGCTGCGGTCGGTGGCGCCCGCGGGCGCCCGCGTCGTCGGCCCGCCGGTGCCCGCGCGAGTGCTGCGCTCGCTGTGGTCGCGCGGTCCCCTGCCGCCGGTGGAACTGCTGGCGGGGGCGAGCGACGTGGTGCACGGGACGAACTTCGTGCTGCCGCCGTCGTCGCGGGCGGGGGGTGTCGTCACCGTGCATGACCTGGCCTTCCTCGACGAACCCTCCGAAGCACCGGGCCTGGAGGACCTGGTTCGCGCTTCGGTCCGGCGTGCTGTGGCGGTGTGCACGCCGACGGAGGCGGTGGCCGACGCGGTCGGCACGCGGCTCGGCGTGGACCGGTCGAAGCTCGTGGTGACACCGCTGGGTGTGGACCGCGAGTGGTTCGACGCGGAGCCGGATGCGGAGTTGCGGCGACGACTTCCCGCCGACTACCTGCTGTTCGTCGGCGCCGACGGACCCCGCAAGGGCCTGCCAGGCCTGCTGCGCGCGCTCGACGACGAGTTGCCGCCGCTGGTGGTCGTCGGCCCCGGGGAACCCGGTCACGACGGACGCGTGCAGCGCATCGGCTACCTGCCCGACCCTCAGTTGCGCAGCGTCGTCGCGGGCGCCCGCGCGCTCGTGCTGCCTTCGCGGGACGAGGGCTTCGGCCTGCCCGCGCTGGAAGCCCTCGCCTGCGGGGTCCCCGTGGTGTGCTCCGACATTCCGGCGCTGCGCGAGGTGACCGGCGGGCACGCCGAACTGTTCCGGTACGGGGATGCGGAGGGCCTCCGGGCGGCCCTGCACCGGGCTTTGGACGCAGGCGCGCCGGAGGCGGGCAGGACGCACGCGGCGCGGTTCACCTGGCGAGCCTGCGCCGAAGCGACATTGCGGGCGTATCGGATGGCGGGTGACCGATGA
- a CDS encoding MerR family transcriptional regulator, with the protein MAPKLLTSSQLADEIGVSRRSIARYVAAGILVPELYTPGGQARFDLEKSKQQLREHTRRQREQ; encoded by the coding sequence GTGGCACCCAAGCTGCTGACGAGTAGCCAGCTCGCGGACGAGATCGGCGTGAGTCGCCGTTCGATCGCCCGCTACGTCGCTGCCGGGATCCTGGTGCCCGAGCTGTACACGCCAGGCGGCCAGGCTCGCTTCGATCTTGAGAAGTCGAAGCAGCAGCTCAGGGAGCACACACGTCGGCAACGCGAGCAGTAG
- a CDS encoding MerR family transcriptional regulator, with the protein MSSSEVARELGVTRQTVARWVRQGIVTPAAVTAGGQARFRLDEVKQQLREHTLRQREQ; encoded by the coding sequence GTGTCGAGTTCCGAGGTTGCGCGCGAGCTTGGGGTCACGCGCCAAACAGTGGCCCGCTGGGTACGCCAGGGAATCGTGACGCCGGCAGCGGTCACTGCGGGCGGTCAGGCGCGCTTTCGCCTTGACGAGGTGAAGCAGCAGCTCAGGGAGCACACCCTGCGCCAACGCGAGCAGTAG
- a CDS encoding SAM-dependent methyltransferase: MSDDPATASSAQSSLSTIDTTVPHSARIWNYWLGGKDNYAVDRDAGDRYRQTFPGIVDMARTGRGFLTRVVRHLAGEAGIRQFLDIGTGLPTADNTHEIAQRVAPESRVVYVDNDPLVLAHARALLTSTAEGSTDYLHADVRDTRAVLDKAAQTLDFGRPVAVMLLGVLGLVPDDDIAGDVVRRLVAAVPSGSYLVIGDATDTDPSLVEAQDYYNERDASPYRLRSPGHIAGFFDGLEFVSPGLVSYPQWRPDAAANCEPSDVGALGGVARIP; this comes from the coding sequence ATGAGCGACGATCCAGCCACCGCGTCGTCCGCCCAGTCGTCGCTGAGCACCATCGACACGACCGTTCCGCACTCCGCGCGGATCTGGAACTACTGGCTGGGCGGCAAGGACAACTACGCCGTCGACCGCGACGCCGGCGACCGCTACCGACAGACGTTCCCCGGCATCGTCGACATGGCCAGGACCGGGCGCGGCTTCCTCACCCGCGTCGTGCGCCACCTGGCGGGCGAGGCGGGCATCCGGCAGTTCCTCGACATCGGTACCGGGCTGCCGACGGCCGACAACACCCACGAGATCGCGCAGCGTGTCGCACCGGAGTCCCGCGTCGTCTACGTCGACAACGACCCGCTGGTGCTCGCGCATGCGCGCGCCCTGCTGACGAGCACGGCGGAAGGCAGCACCGACTACCTGCACGCCGACGTCCGGGACACCAGGGCCGTCCTCGACAAGGCCGCGCAGACCCTCGACTTCGGCCGCCCGGTCGCTGTGATGCTGCTGGGCGTCCTCGGCCTGGTCCCCGACGACGACATCGCGGGCGACGTCGTGCGACGGCTGGTCGCCGCCGTGCCGTCCGGCAGCTACCTGGTGATCGGCGACGCCACCGACACCGATCCGTCGCTGGTGGAGGCGCAGGACTACTACAACGAGCGGGACGCCTCCCCTTACCGGCTGCGCAGCCCCGGCCACATCGCCGGCTTCTTCGACGGCCTGGAGTTCGTGTCGCCGGGCCTGGTGTCCTACCCGCAGTGGCGTCCCGACGCCGCCGCGAACTGCGAGCCGTCGGACGTGGGCGCGCTCGGCGGTGTCGCCCGCATACCCTGA
- the rfbD gene encoding dTDP-4-dehydrorhamnose reductase, with translation MTRSRLAVLVPGGRGQVGSELRRIVSGWSGALVHAPGSGELDVTDAEAVADAVDSFAETARDSDLRPVVVNAAAFTAVDAAEQETERSAAINVAGAAALAGACGRRGVPLLHISTDYVFPGDATKPYEPDDETGPRTSYGRTKLDGERAVLDSDARAWVVRTAWVYGARGKNFVKTMARLESERDTLSVVDDQVGCPTWAADLAAGLLELAGRVAERKGPEQRVLHCVNGGQTSWFEFARAVFAELGADPERVRPCSSEEFPLPAPRPAYSVLSGRAWEASELTPLRHWRDALAAAFAADGDALRGR, from the coding sequence ATGACCCGCAGCCGGCTCGCGGTGCTGGTGCCGGGCGGTCGCGGCCAGGTCGGCTCGGAGCTGCGGCGAATCGTGTCCGGTTGGTCCGGAGCACTGGTCCACGCGCCGGGATCGGGCGAACTGGACGTGACCGACGCCGAGGCCGTCGCCGACGCGGTGGACTCCTTCGCCGAGACCGCGCGCGACTCCGACCTGCGGCCGGTGGTCGTCAACGCCGCCGCCTTCACCGCGGTCGACGCCGCGGAGCAGGAGACGGAGCGGTCGGCGGCGATCAACGTCGCGGGCGCGGCGGCCCTGGCGGGCGCCTGCGGCAGGCGCGGTGTTCCGCTGCTGCACATCTCCACCGACTACGTCTTCCCCGGAGACGCGACCAAGCCCTACGAGCCCGACGACGAGACCGGGCCGCGAACCTCCTACGGGCGCACGAAGCTCGACGGAGAACGCGCGGTGCTCGACTCGGACGCGCGGGCCTGGGTGGTGCGCACCGCATGGGTCTACGGCGCGCGCGGGAAGAACTTCGTCAAGACCATGGCGCGGCTGGAGTCCGAGCGCGACACCCTGTCCGTTGTGGACGACCAGGTCGGATGCCCGACGTGGGCGGCGGATCTGGCGGCGGGACTGCTGGAGCTGGCCGGACGGGTTGCCGAGCGCAAGGGCCCCGAGCAGCGGGTGCTGCACTGCGTCAACGGCGGCCAGACGAGCTGGTTCGAGTTCGCGCGCGCGGTCTTCGCCGAGCTGGGCGCCGACCCGGAGCGGGTCCGGCCTTGCAGCAGCGAGGAGTTCCCCCTCCCGGCGCCGCGGCCGGCGTACTCGGTGCTCTCCGGCCGCGCCTGGGAGGCGAGCGAGCTGACCCCGCTGCGCCACTGGCGGGACGCGCTCGCCGCGGCCTTCGCCGCCGACGGCGACGCGCTGCGCGGCCGGTAG
- the rfbB gene encoding dTDP-glucose 4,6-dehydratase has protein sequence MRVLVTGGAGFIGSHYVRQLLGGAYPAFAGADVVVLDKLTYAGNEENLRPVADDPRFRFVRGDICDWSVVSEVVRDVDVVVHFAAETHVDRSILGASDFVVTNVVGTNTLLQGALAANVSKFVHVSTDEVYGTIEHGSWPEDHMLEPNSPYSAAKAGSDLIARAYHRTHGLPVCITRCSNNYGPYQFPEKVLPLFITNLMDGRKVPLYGDGLNVRDWLHVTDHCRGIQLVAESGRAGEIYNIGGGTELTNKELTERVLELMGQDWSMVQPVTDRKGHDRRYSVDHTKISEELGYEPVVSFERGLAETVEWYRENRAWWEPLKSAPDGGKR, from the coding sequence ATGCGGGTCTTGGTCACTGGGGGAGCCGGTTTCATCGGCTCGCACTACGTACGGCAGCTCCTCGGCGGGGCCTACCCGGCGTTCGCCGGGGCCGACGTGGTGGTGCTCGACAAGCTCACCTACGCGGGCAACGAGGAAAACCTGCGCCCGGTCGCCGACGACCCGCGGTTCCGCTTCGTCCGCGGTGACATCTGCGACTGGAGCGTGGTCTCGGAGGTGGTGCGCGACGTCGACGTCGTCGTGCACTTCGCCGCCGAAACCCACGTCGACCGGTCGATCCTGGGCGCGTCGGACTTCGTGGTGACCAACGTCGTCGGCACCAACACGCTGCTGCAGGGCGCGCTCGCGGCCAACGTGTCGAAGTTCGTGCACGTCTCGACCGACGAGGTCTACGGCACCATCGAGCACGGTTCGTGGCCCGAGGACCACATGCTGGAGCCGAACTCGCCCTACTCGGCGGCGAAAGCGGGCTCGGACCTCATCGCCCGCGCCTACCACCGCACGCACGGGCTGCCGGTGTGCATCACGCGCTGCTCCAACAACTACGGGCCGTACCAGTTCCCGGAGAAGGTGCTGCCGCTGTTCATCACGAACCTGATGGACGGCAGGAAGGTGCCGCTCTACGGCGACGGGCTCAACGTCCGGGACTGGCTGCACGTCACCGACCACTGCCGCGGCATCCAGCTGGTGGCCGAGTCCGGGCGGGCCGGTGAGATCTACAACATCGGCGGCGGGACCGAGCTGACCAACAAGGAGCTCACCGAGCGGGTGCTGGAGCTGATGGGGCAGGACTGGTCGATGGTCCAGCCGGTCACCGACCGCAAGGGCCACGACCGCCGCTACAGCGTCGACCACACCAAGATCTCCGAGGAGCTCGGCTACGAGCCGGTCGTGTCCTTCGAGCGCGGACTCGCCGAAACCGTCGAGTGGTACCGCGAAAACCGCGCGTGGTGGGAGCCGCTGAAGTCGGCTCCGGACGGGGGCAAGCGATGA
- a CDS encoding LCP family protein — MDDRPRWPGGPQGQPGRPVPPPGAGRGSRAGNGPRSGSDRTAAQPGRAARGAASSGPARRRPPQGAQRDRVAAARAGAPENAPHDDTWSRDRRRGIGGRTFGRVLVALLSVVVLSTTGYAWATLQSLNSGLKTNDVIGKGFNSPDGATDILLVGNDARVDAQGNPLPEEILRELRTTDDGGGDLTDTMILVRIPNGGRRASAMSFPRDTMVKLGQGFGERKLTEAMLHAKNAERARLQESGAKDPKQIELDAHKAGQKFLIQTIEDISGVSVDHYAEVNLLGFYEITRAVGGVDVCLKDDVDDSEYSGAVFKAGPQTIQGADALAFVRQRHGLINELDRGVRQQVFMSGLARKVLSSGTLSNPAKLSALVSAIQKSIVVDDDLGSDMMGFAQQMQGIAGGNIEFQTIPVHLVGESGQEEVTIKPREIQKFAADLLLNPEERRIKQQAEATAEEQRSGVSVSVYNASGISGLAASVLEAVTTEGFAQGGSANAQSMPSSVVYSAPGEEAVAQQVADVLGGLPVQPSENVKSGKVEVYVGKDYNGPGKQNFAGSRSVALDGMRQGPVVAPAQQPEQEEPITADGVPCVN, encoded by the coding sequence GTGGACGACCGGCCGCGGTGGCCCGGGGGCCCGCAGGGGCAGCCCGGCAGACCCGTTCCGCCTCCCGGAGCCGGCAGGGGCTCCAGGGCCGGGAACGGCCCGAGGAGCGGAAGCGACAGGACCGCGGCCCAACCGGGGCGCGCCGCGCGCGGCGCCGCCTCCTCCGGTCCGGCTCGCCGCCGTCCACCGCAGGGCGCGCAGCGCGACCGCGTCGCGGCGGCCCGCGCCGGCGCACCCGAGAACGCGCCACATGACGACACCTGGAGCCGCGACCGGCGCCGGGGCATCGGCGGGCGGACCTTCGGCCGGGTGCTGGTCGCACTGCTGTCGGTGGTCGTGCTCAGCACCACCGGGTACGCCTGGGCGACGCTGCAAAGCCTCAACAGCGGCCTGAAGACCAACGACGTCATCGGCAAGGGCTTCAACTCCCCCGACGGCGCCACCGACATCCTGCTGGTCGGCAACGACGCCCGCGTGGACGCGCAGGGAAACCCGCTGCCCGAGGAGATTCTGCGCGAGCTGCGCACCACCGACGACGGCGGCGGCGACCTCACCGACACGATGATCCTCGTGCGCATCCCCAACGGAGGCCGGCGCGCCAGCGCGATGAGCTTCCCGCGCGACACGATGGTCAAGCTGGGCCAGGGCTTCGGCGAGCGCAAGCTCACCGAGGCGATGCTGCACGCCAAGAACGCCGAACGGGCGCGGCTCCAGGAGTCCGGCGCCAAGGACCCCAAGCAGATCGAGCTGGACGCGCACAAGGCCGGGCAGAAGTTCCTCATCCAGACCATAGAGGACATCTCCGGCGTCAGCGTCGACCACTACGCCGAGGTCAACCTGCTCGGCTTCTACGAGATCACCAGGGCCGTGGGCGGTGTCGACGTCTGCCTCAAGGACGACGTCGACGACAGCGAGTACTCCGGCGCGGTGTTCAAGGCGGGTCCGCAGACCATCCAGGGCGCCGACGCTCTGGCGTTCGTCCGACAGCGCCACGGGCTGATCAACGAGCTCGACCGCGGTGTCCGCCAGCAGGTCTTCATGTCCGGTCTGGCCCGCAAGGTCCTGTCCAGCGGCACCCTGAGCAACCCGGCCAAGCTTTCCGCGCTGGTCAGCGCGATCCAGAAGTCGATCGTGGTGGACGACGACCTGGGCAGCGACATGATGGGCTTCGCCCAGCAGATGCAGGGCATCGCGGGCGGCAACATCGAGTTCCAGACCATCCCGGTGCACCTGGTCGGCGAGTCCGGCCAGGAAGAGGTGACGATCAAGCCCCGCGAGATCCAGAAGTTCGCCGCGGACCTGCTGCTGAACCCCGAGGAGCGGCGGATCAAGCAGCAGGCGGAGGCGACCGCCGAGGAGCAGCGCTCGGGCGTCAGCGTCAGCGTCTACAACGCCTCCGGCATCAGCGGGCTCGCCGCCAGCGTGCTGGAAGCGGTCACCACGGAGGGCTTCGCCCAGGGCGGCAGCGCCAACGCCCAGTCGATGCCGAGCTCGGTGGTCTACAGCGCCCCCGGCGAGGAGGCGGTCGCCCAGCAGGTGGCCGACGTCCTCGGCGGGCTGCCGGTGCAGCCCAGCGAGAACGTGAAGTCCGGCAAGGTCGAGGTCTACGTCGGCAAGGACTACAACGGCCCCGGCAAGCAGAACTTCGCGGGTTCCAGGTCGGTCGCGCTCGACGGCATGCGGCAGGGACCGGTCGTCGCTCCCGCGCAGCAGCCGGAGCAGGAGGAGCCGATCACCGCGGACGGAGTTCCCTGCGTCAACTGA
- a CDS encoding LCP family protein, which produces MGDEQERGSAAEEAAAGQADGASAADSRTGTPDGARAGGAEPADARLPSGGPEAVGSWPDDPEPVAVRGGTTPGGEGAEAVGTPGASTADADTTAADTEAQQGDGRPDPAPAPHRTRRVASAAGRGAIALVSVVVLAATAIGWITLDRLSGDVSTSRVLADAGEQEGPPVDDGANDLLLVGNDSRTDAQGNPLPEAILKELRTESSNGYNTDSLILVRVPHSGATPSAISIPRDTYTAAPGGSQEKINAVYGLAKTAAFDELDDRGVPAAEAERQSRAAGERALVQTVQNLTGARIDHYAEVNMLGFFEVTQALGGVEVCLNQATSDKDSGAEFAAGVQTISGGDALAFVRQRHGLPRGDLDRIVRQQAFMASVLNKVLSTGTLTDPAKVNGLVNAARRSVVLDQDWDVVGFAQQMQALAGGSVEFVTMPVVDAGARDDRNQSIVRVNPAQVKNFVAGLVTGPASPAPNPGAPSAVPPPGTVVPTPTGFGSRPLLRLDGPAHRQQPITPSGIPCVN; this is translated from the coding sequence GTGGGGGACGAGCAGGAACGGGGTTCCGCCGCCGAGGAGGCCGCCGCCGGGCAGGCGGACGGCGCATCGGCGGCGGACTCGCGGACGGGAACGCCTGACGGCGCGCGGGCCGGCGGCGCGGAACCGGCCGACGCGCGGTTACCGTCCGGCGGTCCGGAGGCGGTCGGCTCGTGGCCGGACGACCCCGAGCCGGTCGCGGTTCGCGGCGGGACAACGCCCGGCGGCGAAGGCGCCGAGGCGGTGGGAACTCCCGGTGCGAGCACCGCTGACGCGGACACGACCGCAGCGGATACCGAAGCCCAGCAGGGAGACGGCCGACCGGACCCGGCACCCGCGCCGCACCGCACGCGACGGGTCGCCAGCGCCGCCGGTCGTGGGGCGATCGCGCTGGTGTCGGTGGTGGTCCTCGCCGCCACCGCGATCGGCTGGATCACGCTGGACCGGCTCAGCGGCGACGTCAGCACCTCCCGGGTGCTGGCCGACGCGGGCGAGCAGGAGGGCCCGCCGGTCGACGACGGCGCGAACGACCTGCTGCTGGTCGGCAACGACAGCCGCACCGACGCGCAGGGCAACCCGTTGCCGGAGGCGATCCTCAAGGAGCTGCGCACCGAGAGCAGCAACGGCTACAACACCGACTCGCTGATCCTGGTCCGCGTCCCGCACAGCGGGGCGACGCCGTCGGCGATCTCCATTCCGCGCGACACCTACACCGCCGCGCCCGGCGGCTCCCAGGAGAAGATCAACGCCGTCTACGGCCTGGCCAAGACCGCGGCCTTCGACGAGCTGGACGACAGGGGCGTTCCGGCGGCCGAGGCCGAGCGGCAGTCCAGGGCCGCGGGCGAACGCGCGCTGGTGCAGACCGTGCAGAACCTGACCGGCGCCCGGATCGACCACTACGCCGAGGTCAACATGCTCGGCTTCTTCGAGGTCACCCAGGCCCTCGGCGGCGTCGAGGTCTGCCTCAACCAGGCCACCAGCGACAAGGACTCCGGCGCCGAGTTCGCCGCAGGGGTGCAGACGATCTCGGGCGGGGACGCGCTGGCCTTCGTCCGCCAGCGCCACGGCCTGCCGCGCGGCGACCTGGACCGGATCGTGCGCCAGCAGGCGTTCATGGCCTCGGTACTGAACAAGGTGCTCTCGACCGGCACGCTGACCGACCCGGCGAAGGTGAACGGACTGGTCAACGCCGCCCGCCGGTCGGTGGTGCTCGACCAGGACTGGGACGTCGTCGGGTTCGCCCAGCAGATGCAGGCGCTGGCCGGTGGCAGCGTGGAGTTCGTGACGATGCCGGTCGTCGACGCGGGTGCCCGCGACGACCGCAACCAGAGCATCGTGCGGGTCAACCCGGCGCAGGTGAAGAACTTCGTCGCCGGGCTGGTGACGGGTCCGGCCTCGCCCGCTCCGAACCCGGGCGCCCCCAGCGCGGTTCCGCCTCCCGGCACGGTGGTGCCGACCCCGACCGGCTTCGGGTCGCGGCCGCTGCTGCGCCTGGACGGTCCGGCGCACCGGCAGCAGCCGATCACGCCCTCCGGCATCCCCTGCGTGAACTGA
- a CDS encoding TIGR03089 family protein has translation MSVTQRLLGPLLATGGPKPLVTYYDDATGARIELSRLTVANWAAKTANWLVDELDVEPGTRVSVALPAHWQTVGVLLGSWWCGAHVSDDPRGAEVAFVPASDLDRGDGAAVVAAVGLDALGAPVRGLPSSVVDYVSDIRVHGDDFLALTPVPGDSPALLEATADEVVESAQRRAGELGIGGDDRVLSTVDWDLRGGVVDGLLTVLAARAALVQCANLDPAKLDRRRSDERITVELGTGPAGQPSAT, from the coding sequence ATGAGCGTCACGCAGCGCCTGCTCGGACCACTGCTGGCGACCGGCGGCCCGAAGCCGCTGGTCACCTACTACGACGACGCCACGGGCGCGCGCATCGAGCTGTCGCGCCTGACGGTGGCGAACTGGGCGGCGAAGACGGCCAACTGGCTTGTCGACGAGCTCGACGTCGAGCCGGGCACCCGGGTCTCGGTCGCGTTGCCCGCGCACTGGCAGACCGTCGGTGTGCTGCTGGGCTCGTGGTGGTGCGGCGCGCACGTGAGCGACGACCCGCGCGGCGCGGAGGTGGCGTTCGTGCCCGCGTCGGACCTGGACCGGGGCGACGGCGCGGCCGTGGTCGCCGCGGTCGGCCTGGATGCGCTCGGCGCGCCGGTGCGCGGGCTGCCATCGAGTGTCGTGGACTACGTGTCCGACATCCGGGTCCACGGTGACGACTTCCTCGCCCTGACACCGGTTCCGGGCGACTCGCCCGCCCTGCTGGAGGCGACCGCGGACGAGGTCGTCGAGTCGGCGCAACGGCGGGCGGGCGAGCTCGGCATCGGCGGCGACGACCGCGTTCTGTCCACTGTGGACTGGGATCTGCGCGGCGGTGTGGTGGACGGTCTGCTGACCGTGCTGGCGGCGCGGGCCGCTCTGGTGCAGTGCGCCAACCTCGACCCCGCGAAGCTGGACCGGCGCCGGTCCGACGAGCGGATCACGGTCGAACTCGGCACCGGCCCGGCGGGTCAGCCCTCGGCGACCTGA
- a CDS encoding DoxX family protein, with product MALSFRYPERLIMEQRARDLTVLLARLVVGATFLAHAYQKFAINGIDNVATGFGKMGIPAPAVAAWFTALVELCGGLALILGVLLPVAGVLLAAIMIGALATAHLSSGFFATDGGFEYVLVLAVASLALGFSGSRYTLAGALRGNRQVAEG from the coding sequence TTGGCGCTGAGCTTCCGCTACCCCGAAAGGCTGATCATGGAGCAACGCGCACGTGACCTCACGGTCCTGCTGGCACGCCTGGTCGTGGGCGCGACCTTCCTCGCGCACGCCTACCAGAAGTTCGCCATCAACGGCATCGACAACGTCGCCACCGGGTTCGGCAAGATGGGCATCCCGGCACCGGCCGTCGCCGCCTGGTTCACCGCGCTGGTCGAGCTCTGCGGCGGACTCGCGCTGATCCTGGGCGTCCTGCTGCCGGTCGCGGGCGTGCTGCTCGCGGCGATCATGATCGGCGCGCTCGCCACCGCGCACCTGTCGTCGGGCTTCTTCGCCACCGACGGCGGTTTCGAGTACGTGCTCGTGCTGGCCGTCGCCAGCCTGGCGCTGGGCTTCAGCGGCTCGCGCTACACGCTGGCCGGGGCCCTGCGCGGCAACCGTCAGGTCGCCGAGGGCTGA
- the purE gene encoding 5-(carboxyamino)imidazole ribonucleotide mutase, protein MNPLVGVIMGSDSDWPVMQAAGQALSEFDVPYEVGVYSAHRTPQRMLDYAREAADRGVRVIIAGAGGAAHLPGMVASATVLPVIGVPVPLKHLDGMDSLLSIVQMPAGVPVATVSVGGARNAGLLAVRMLSADSGELGARLRSAMAAFQSDLENLVLDKHSALQEKAAGA, encoded by the coding sequence GTGAATCCACTGGTCGGCGTGATCATGGGCAGCGACTCGGACTGGCCGGTCATGCAGGCGGCGGGGCAGGCGCTGTCGGAGTTCGACGTGCCCTACGAGGTCGGCGTGTACTCGGCGCACCGCACCCCGCAGCGGATGCTCGACTACGCCCGGGAGGCCGCCGACCGCGGTGTGCGGGTGATCATCGCCGGTGCCGGCGGTGCGGCGCACCTGCCGGGCATGGTCGCCTCGGCGACGGTGCTGCCGGTGATCGGGGTGCCGGTGCCGCTCAAGCACCTGGACGGCATGGACTCGCTGCTGTCGATCGTGCAGATGCCCGCAGGGGTGCCGGTCGCGACGGTGTCGGTCGGCGGTGCGCGCAACGCGGGCCTGCTCGCGGTGCGGATGCTCTCGGCCGACTCCGGTGAGCTCGGCGCCCGGCTGCGTTCGGCGATGGCCGCGTTCCAGTCCGATCTGGAGAACCTGGTGCTGGACAAGCACTCCGCGTTGCAGGAGAAGGCCGCCGGCGCCTGA
- a CDS encoding 5-(carboxyamino)imidazole ribonucleotide synthase: MDHRTGTPVVGMIGGGQLARMTHQAAIPLGQSLRVLATSPDDPAALVAPDVRIGHHTDLDALKDFAQGCDVVTFDHEHVPGEHLRALAAAGVAVHPGPDALLHAQDKLVMRRKLDELGLPVPPYAEVTKPADVLEFGAEHGWPCVLKTARGGYDGRGVWVLNTPEGAKRTTAELLDAGSPLLVEQRVPLRRELAALVARSPFGQGAVWPLVETVQSDGICVQVLAPAPRASEALTQQAQDIALKVAESLGVVGVLAVELFETDGGLVVNELAMRPHNSGHWTIEGARTSQFEQHVRAVLDYPLGSTELTAPAVVMANVLGAPTEPKMGVDERLHHLFARFPQAKVHLYGKAERPGRKVGHVTLLGDRMDEVREQARLAAHFLSAAEWPDGHQIH, encoded by the coding sequence GTGGACCATCGCACCGGAACCCCCGTCGTCGGCATGATCGGTGGTGGCCAGCTCGCACGCATGACCCACCAGGCGGCGATCCCCCTGGGGCAGTCGCTGCGGGTGCTGGCGACCTCGCCGGACGATCCGGCCGCGCTCGTCGCGCCGGACGTGCGGATCGGCCACCACACCGACCTGGACGCGCTGAAGGACTTCGCGCAGGGCTGCGACGTCGTCACCTTCGACCACGAGCACGTGCCAGGCGAGCACCTGCGGGCGCTGGCCGCCGCCGGCGTCGCGGTGCATCCCGGGCCGGACGCGCTGCTGCACGCCCAGGACAAGCTGGTGATGCGCCGCAAGCTCGACGAGCTCGGGCTGCCGGTGCCGCCCTACGCCGAGGTGACCAAGCCCGCCGACGTCCTGGAGTTCGGCGCCGAGCACGGCTGGCCCTGCGTGCTCAAGACCGCGCGCGGCGGTTACGACGGCCGTGGCGTGTGGGTCCTCAACACTCCCGAAGGCGCCAAGCGCACGACGGCCGAGCTGCTCGACGCCGGCTCGCCGCTGCTGGTCGAGCAGCGCGTTCCGCTGCGCCGCGAGCTTGCCGCGCTGGTCGCGCGCTCGCCGTTCGGGCAGGGCGCGGTGTGGCCGCTGGTGGAGACGGTGCAGTCGGACGGGATCTGCGTGCAGGTGCTCGCGCCCGCGCCCCGCGCGTCCGAGGCGCTGACCCAGCAGGCGCAGGACATCGCGCTGAAGGTGGCCGAGTCGCTCGGCGTCGTCGGGGTGCTCGCGGTGGAGCTGTTCGAGACCGACGGCGGCCTGGTGGTCAACGAGCTGGCGATGCGCCCGCACAACTCCGGGCACTGGACCATCGAGGGCGCGCGGACCTCGCAGTTCGAGCAGCACGTGCGCGCGGTGCTCGACTACCCGCTCGGCAGCACGGAGCTCACCGCGCCCGCGGTGGTGATGGCCAACGTCCTGGGGGCGCCGACCGAGCCGAAGATGGGCGTCGACGAGCGGCTGCACCACCTGTTCGCCCGCTTCCCGCAGGCCAAGGTCCACCTCTACGGCAAGGCCGAGCGCCCGGGCCGCAAGGTCGGGCACGTCACGCTGCTCGGCGACCGGATGGACGAGGTGCGCGAGCAGGCGCGGCTGGCGGCCCACTTCCTGTCGGCGGCGGAGTGGCCGGACGGCCACCAGATCCACTGA